Sequence from the Candidatus Woesearchaeota archaeon genome:
TTTCGGGTTCAGGGAATTCAACAATGAGCTTTCCCATCTGAAATGGCTTAGAACCCAGCCAGATAAGGAAATCGGGTGCTATCTTACAAGGGAAAAGGTTGAGAGGATAATCTGCGGAAGCCCGAACCCTGAGAGCAGCACAAGCATTGAAGAGATAGTCAATGCAGAGCCGAAAAAGAGGCTTAGTCTGACGCTTTTGCACATGTTTTCATATCTTGACTACTGGCTTGAGGGAGAAGCCTCATACAGTGCATTAAGAAATTACGGAGAATAAAAAAAAAATATCTCTAAATTTTCTCCTTCATCCTGATAATCTGGGTTGGAAGGGCAAAGCTTATCCCCTCAGCAGAATTAACTGCGTTGTACAATGCTGTCTTAAGCTTCTCCTCATTTTCAAAAACAAATGACTGCTCATTCACCCATGCGAAAACCTTGAAGTTCAGGCTGTAATCTGATAAATCAGTGAGAAATACTGCGGGAGATGGCTCATTAAGGATTACATCCTGGCTCTTGTTCTCGCGCTTTAGCTCCTCAGCAACTTTCCTTACTGTTTCAAGGCACACCTTCTTCATTTTATTAACATCAGAGCCGTAGGCAATCCTCATAAGGATTGTTACTCTTCTCGGCTTTAGCTTTGAGTAGTTTATAACATTGTTTGAGGCTGCCTTTGAATTTGAGATTGCGACAATTTCATTCGCATATGTCTTTATCTTGACTGACCTAAAGGTTATTTCATAAACCTCGCCGAAAACATCTCCTATCTGGACGACATTTCCAATCCTGAAAGTCCTGTCCAGAGTCATTGCAAGCCCGCTGAAGAGGTCTGTCAGGGTTGTCTGGAGGGCAAGCCCCATAGTTATTCCTGCTATTCCAAACCCTGCAAGCAACGGCCCTATCTCAATACCCCAAATTTTGAGAATTAGAGTGAAGCATATGAACCAGACAATAATCTCGCTGATCCTTTTTGAAAGGACTATTGTTGATTCGCGGAAATCAGCAATCTTCACATTCCTTGTCATCCTGGAGATAAGCCCGTCAATCATGTTGACTACGCCAATTGAAAGCAGGAATATTGCAAGCGATTCAACTCCCAGAAGAATCTTCCTCTCGGGGAATATTGACAGGAGAGCAATCTTTGTTGCATAGAGCAGCATTCCCAAAAGAAGGAATGTCCCCATTCTCTTAAGATGCTCAGAATTAGGGCGGAAAACATGCCTCCCAAGTATCCTTTTCAGGATTGTAATTGCAATCCAGCTGACGCTTATGAAAATAAGGAAGAAAAGAACGCCTTTTATGTATTTAGCGTATGTGATAATAAAATTTTCATTGAAAAAATTTGTAAGATTCACCAATTTCAAGCACCTGCTCTTTTTTTAACTCTTTGAATAAGGAATTAAGAACTTATTTATTAGATTTTCTAAAAAATGAATCAAATAACAACAGGATATATTAAAATCGGGCTTCCATAGCCTATTTCATTGCCGTCATAGAGGCAGTTCGTGCAGTTGACTGTAACCTTAAATGCATGAGTTCCAAGCACTGAACCCTTCAAAGGGTGAATCGCAATCGGAACCTTGACTGTCTCCCCTATTCCGAGGGAATATGTGCTGTTTTTGAAATACTGGATTTTCCCTTCAGAGGAAACAGGCTCCACATAGACATTGAATTCCTTTGGCTTGTTCTCATTGAGGATGCTTAATGTGAAGACAGCAATCCCGCCCTGCTTTACCTTCTTCTGGATTGAGCCAACGCACACGAACTCTGTGCCGTCGCATGAGATTGCCTCAAGCTGGCTCTCAAAGCTCTGGCTCTTCATCTTGAGAAAATTGTCAGAGCCGGAAAAAAGCGTCCTGGCCATGTAAAGCCCGAAGCCGAAAACAACTATCGCAAGAACAAGAGTCACAATAAAGTTTACAGAAAGCTCAATCCCCTTTTTCCCTGAAATCATCTCTCTCACTTTTTTGGCGGTTCGTAGATTTTCAGGATTACCACAAGGAAGATGATGAGCACAGTTGCGCCCACAGCCATTGAATAAAATCCGAGGGTGCTTGAGCCCAAAAGAACATTGTAAAGCCCGAAAAGCATCATTGCAAAGCCTATCCAGAGAAACTTGTCAAGAATAAGCTTTGTTATCTCAAATTCCTCATGCCAGTTAAGCTGTTTTTTCATTTTAGTTAACGCTCCCATTTTTTATTGGATAAAAAAAATAAAAGCAAAGGATAAATTAGATTAAATTAAAAAAATCACTTTTCAACCACATTGACAAAGAAAGACTTCTCTGAATATAGTTGGCCCCCTTCACCATCAAATACTCTGATTGTGCATTTGAAGGAGGTTCGTGCAGTGGTGCTCGTAATTGTTATTTTAGCAGGCTGGACATCGCTTTCTCCCTCTTTGACGGTTAGACGAGTATAAGTTGCAACAGAAGGTACTCTTATATCTGTTGGATCATCTATTGAAACGCAGTTTGGTTGTGGGATGTAAAAATCAATTTCAACATCATTGATGTTCCTTATTCCGTAATACACCTCTCCTGTTTTTGTTGTGGTGTCCACATCAATACTGATTGGCTGGATTGCAATCTTATCACTGCTTGACTTAAGGTTCTCAATCAGGTCTGTTTTAACCTGAGCGCTGACTTCGCCGAACTGCTTTGTTGCGCCCCGAAACATGTTCCTCATGAATGTAAGCCCCAAAGCAAGGATTGCAATGGCGAATATTAGAATGATTATTGCATTGATAGAAACTTCTAAAGCGCCTTTTTTATTAAAGCTCTTCATTAAAACACCTCTTTATTTTAACTGAATATTTGACAGGACATATTATAAAAAGATTTGTTTATAAAACTTTCTATAATTTCAAAGATTCTTTTAAGCGAAGAAAATGGATTTTTCAGGAATGACTTTCCTTCATCTCTACTTATGGAATCATCGCTGCAATTATCTGAAATCTGGTTTTTTATTTTCTTAACACATTTAATTTATTTGCTATTCAAAAATGGTTTCAATAACAAAAAGTTTATAATCCCATTAACAACCAATATGAGAATCAGATTGTGGGAGTGAAAAAATGGAAATCAAAGAGTTTCCAAATGTGAAAGTTGAGAAGATGAAAAGCGGGCTTAATAGCGAGTCCCTGATTCGTGAGCTTTCTTTTTCTACAAATGAGAGCACTTATGCATTATATGCAATCTGCGAATTAATTGAGAATAAAGGGAGATTCATAGGAACAAATGCAGAGTCATATGCAGAATCAATACGGGATTCAAATCTTCTCAGCATGGATTCAGCGCCTTACAAGATGGAGTCGTCCATCTATACTTCTGAAGAGTTCCTTGATTCAATAATCAATGAATTTTCCCCAAGATCGCTCGCATACGCTGTTATTGAGAGAGAGGGAAGGCTCAATGAGGTAGAGAGCATAATAAAAGAGCCGGCGGCTCTGCGCGAATTCCTGAGAAACGGATACAGCGACTATGCCCCGAAAAGAGTTGAGCGCGCGATAATTGTTCCGAGCGAAAAACTAACTGACCTCGTGTGGGGCTTTACTTATAACATAAAAGACCTTGAGCGAATGGTTTCATACAGAGTATAATAAATGGAGGAATAAAAATGGAAAACTCAACACCAAATTTAGAAAAATTACTTGCAGAATCATGTTCAGATGAAAGCAGAGCTGCGTTAGTGTCTAAGCTGATTACAGAAATGAAAATTCCTGCAGAGTATGAAAAAGCCGGGCAAATGTTACAGCAAAAAGTAGCTGTGGTTACGGATAGTACTGCCGATTTCCCCCCAGGAATGGCGGAGAAGTTAGGAATTAAGGTAGTGCCACTTTATGTGAGGTTTGGCGAGGAAGAATATCTCGATAGGATAAATTTAAGTAGCGATGAGTTCTTCGTCAAACTGAAAAAGAGTAAGGTGTTGCCGATGACTAGCCAGCCTACTCCCACCGATTTTTTGACAGCCTATAAAGAAATCGGGAAGGAAACTGAAAAAATCATTTCTCTTCATGCTTCAAGCAAGTTGAGTGGGACGTTTAATTCAGCAATGATCGCAAAAAAAGAATTCCCGGATAGTTTCGACATCAGAGTTATTGATTCTCAAACTCTTTCTCTTAGTCTGGGTTTTCTAGCAATGGAAGCAGCTGAAATGGCAAGGGCCGGAGAAAGCATTGACG
This genomic interval carries:
- a CDS encoding mechanosensitive ion channel family protein, which produces MNLTNFFNENFIITYAKYIKGVLFFLIFISVSWIAITILKRILGRHVFRPNSEHLKRMGTFLLLGMLLYATKIALLSIFPERKILLGVESLAIFLLSIGVVNMIDGLISRMTRNVKIADFRESTIVLSKRISEIIVWFICFTLILKIWGIEIGPLLAGFGIAGITMGLALQTTLTDLFSGLAMTLDRTFRIGNVVQIGDVFGEVYEITFRSVKIKTYANEIVAISNSKAASNNVINYSKLKPRRVTILMRIAYGSDVNKMKKVCLETVRKVAEELKRENKSQDVILNEPSPAVFLTDLSDYSLNFKVFAWVNEQSFVFENEEKLKTALYNAVNSAEGISFALPTQIIRMKEKI
- a CDS encoding DegV family protein produces the protein MENSTPNLEKLLAESCSDESRAALVSKLITEMKIPAEYEKAGQMLQQKVAVVTDSTADFPPGMAEKLGIKVVPLYVRFGEEEYLDRINLSSDEFFVKLKKSKVLPMTSQPTPTDFLTAYKEIGKETEKIISLHASSKLSGTFNSAMIAKKEFPDSFDIRVIDSQTLSLSLGFLAMEAAEMARAGESIDDIEEEINNFIPKTRLYGVLDTLHYLAKGGRIGAASSLLGSILQVKPIIKIQNGEVIPVEKLRTKKRAIARLIEIVREVQQEGEIVRIGVLHAAAEGEAKELAAQLKEVYHNTEIPIVQTGTVIGTHSGPGLVGISYLLK